The Hydrogenimonas thermophila genome window below encodes:
- a CDS encoding cytochrome c — translation MKNIISKFIVFLIIVFSVNSYANEQDGVKALSPEIRGLLSQEMKAIQKGMISIIPELASGNYEAVSKIAKQIKESFILKQKLTKEQKKELKHKLPTAFIEMDREFHKDAGMLMHVAKMKNGELANYYYFKMSNACIKCHSKFAKHRFPAFSSTKEDSGHHH, via the coding sequence ATGAAAAATATAATAAGTAAGTTTATTGTTTTTCTGATAATTGTTTTCTCGGTAAACAGTTATGCAAATGAACAAGATGGTGTTAAAGCATTATCACCTGAAATAAGAGGACTTCTTTCACAAGAGATGAAAGCAATACAAAAAGGTATGATTTCTATAATTCCTGAATTAGCATCTGGAAATTACGAAGCAGTTTCTAAAATTGCAAAACAGATAAAAGAGAGTTTTATTTTAAAACAAAAGTTAACTAAAGAGCAAAAAAAAGAACTTAAACATAAACTTCCTACAGCTTTTATAGAAATGGATAGAGAATTTCATAAAGATGCTGGAATGCTAATGCATGTAGCAAAAATGAAAAATGGAGAGCTGGCAAACTATTACTATTTTAAAATGAGTAATGCTTGTATAAAATGCCACTCAAAATTTGCTAAACATAGGTTCCCTGCATTTTCTTCTACAAAAGAAGATTCTGGACATCATCATTAA
- a CDS encoding ArsR/SmtB family transcription factor: MEDFLKTVGALYDETRVKLLKFIDLHGPLCVCDLQASFEMIQSRLSRHLKILKEAGFLKVQRDGRWAYYGIRKPLDRFRQEVLEEIRMLPIDLPEYKKESKECKL; encoded by the coding sequence ATGGAAGATTTTCTTAAAACAGTAGGGGCTCTTTATGATGAAACGCGTGTTAAACTTCTAAAGTTTATAGATTTACACGGTCCATTATGTGTATGTGATCTTCAAGCTTCTTTTGAAATGATACAGTCTCGTCTTTCACGCCATTTAAAAATATTGAAAGAGGCAGGTTTTTTGAAAGTACAAAGAGATGGACGATGGGCATATTATGGTATTCGCAAGCCTTTAGATAGATTTAGACAGGAAGTTTTGGAAGAGATTCGCATGCTCCCAATTGATCTACCTGAATATAAAAAAGAATCCAAAGAGTGTAAATTATGA
- a CDS encoding (2Fe-2S)-binding protein, whose protein sequence is MKKVLILCTGNSCRSIIAEALVNKYLSDDGIKAYSAGSNPSGKVNQNAKKVLEVDGSWDDSYYSKSLDEVMSNGPFDLVVTVCDNAKESCPVFPNAKVLHVGFEDPDGKSFEAFEETKELIKSKLLPVVKEKISEKKYDDVTTLSDNDLICYCKEIDKKSIVKAIKNGAKSLKDVKVATNACTGNECKEKNPNRRCCSNEINQLIQIYGEKMEKDVKKTVNGVKISFTGEVKKENIIKMVENCATGQCECMSDATKKKIQNMEVKGEDGAVELELTGEIEKEEIEAALQRSKVLNQ, encoded by the coding sequence ATGAAAAAAGTTTTGATTTTATGTACTGGCAATAGTTGTCGTTCCATTATAGCTGAAGCATTGGTTAATAAATATCTTTCAGATGATGGTATTAAAGCATACAGTGCCGGAAGCAACCCTAGTGGAAAAGTGAATCAAAATGCTAAAAAGGTTTTAGAAGTTGATGGTTCTTGGGATGATAGTTACTACTCAAAGAGCTTAGATGAAGTTATGAGCAACGGTCCATTTGATTTGGTTGTAACAGTTTGTGATAATGCAAAAGAGAGTTGTCCTGTTTTTCCAAATGCAAAAGTATTGCACGTTGGTTTTGAAGATCCAGACGGCAAGTCTTTTGAAGCATTTGAAGAGACAAAAGAGTTGATCAAAAGCAAATTATTACCTGTTGTTAAAGAAAAGATTTCAGAAAAAAAGTATGATGATGTTACGACTTTAAGTGATAATGATCTAATCTGTTACTGTAAAGAGATAGATAAAAAGAGTATAGTTAAGGCTATCAAAAATGGAGCTAAAAGTTTAAAAGATGTAAAAGTAGCTACAAATGCTTGTACTGGTAATGAATGTAAAGAGAAAAATCCAAACAGAAGATGCTGTTCAAATGAGATCAATCAACTAATTCAAATCTATGGAGAGAAAATGGAAAAAGATGTTAAAAAAACTGTTAATGGAGTAAAAATCTCTTTTACAGGTGAAGTAAAAAAAGAGAATATTATAAAAATGGTAGAAAATTGTGCTACAGGTCAGTGTGAATGTATGAGTGATGCTACAAAAAAGAAGATTCAAAATATGGAAGTTAAAGGTGAAGATGGAGCAGTTGAACTTGAGCTAACAGGTGAGATAGAAAAAGAGGAGATTGAAGCTGCATTGCAAAGATCTAAAGTATTAAACCAGTGA
- a CDS encoding arsenic transporter, producing the protein MLLAGTIFLVTLILVIWQPKGLQIGTSAVAGAIIALLLGVVSISDVITVTSIVWDATLAFIGIILLSMVLDEIGFFEWAAVKMAKLSRGNGHLMFLNVLLLGSLVSAFFANDGAALILTPILLAKMKYLKMDTKAIFAFLMAGGFIGDSASNPLVISNLTNIVTAGYFDIGFLEYLQTMFFPNLLSIIASIIVLWIFFRKSIPERIDIDVLPEADSVIKNRVMFKISWWFLGLLLAGYFIGDLYNVPVSFFALGGALLFLGIATYFKATKPIMTIKSAPWQVVWFSIGLYVVVFGLKNAGLTDQIAQWLVALKAYGKEVYIIGTGFTSAILSSIMNNMPTIMVMDLAIDKTGDTFLAYANILGSNLGPKMTPIGSLATLLWLHVLAKKGVNIGWGEYMKVGLIVTPPVLFIALLGLL; encoded by the coding sequence ATGTTGCTTGCAGGTACAATTTTTCTTGTAACACTGATATTAGTTATATGGCAGCCTAAAGGGCTTCAAATTGGAACAAGTGCCGTAGCAGGTGCCATTATAGCTTTATTGCTGGGTGTAGTCTCTATTAGTGATGTTATTACAGTAACATCTATTGTATGGGATGCTACTTTAGCCTTTATAGGTATTATTTTACTATCGATGGTTCTTGATGAGATTGGCTTTTTTGAGTGGGCGGCAGTAAAAATGGCTAAACTCTCTCGTGGTAACGGTCATCTCATGTTTTTAAATGTTTTACTTCTTGGTTCATTAGTCTCTGCTTTTTTTGCCAATGATGGTGCAGCACTTATACTTACACCAATTTTACTAGCAAAAATGAAGTATCTTAAAATGGATACAAAGGCAATTTTTGCTTTTTTAATGGCAGGCGGGTTTATTGGAGATAGTGCTTCAAATCCTCTAGTAATTTCTAATCTTACAAATATTGTTACTGCAGGCTATTTTGATATTGGATTTTTAGAGTATTTGCAAACTATGTTTTTCCCTAATTTATTATCTATTATTGCTTCAATCATAGTGCTTTGGATATTTTTTAGAAAATCTATTCCTGAACGTATTGATATTGATGTATTACCAGAAGCTGATAGTGTCATTAAAAACAGAGTAATGTTTAAAATCAGCTGGTGGTTTTTAGGATTGCTTTTGGCAGGTTACTTTATAGGTGATCTTTATAATGTGCCTGTTTCATTCTTTGCTCTTGGAGGAGCACTTCTTTTTCTTGGAATTGCAACATATTTCAAAGCAACTAAACCAATTATGACAATTAAGAGCGCACCTTGGCAGGTAGTTTGGTTCTCTATTGGTCTTTATGTTGTTGTTTTTGGGTTAAAAAATGCGGGGCTTACAGATCAGATTGCTCAGTGGCTTGTGGCATTAAAAGCTTATGGAAAAGAGGTATATATTATAGGAACAGGCTTTACATCTGCTATATTAAGCTCTATTATGAATAATATGCCGACAATTATGGTAATGGACCTTGCTATAGATAAAACAGGTGATACATTCTTAGCTTACGCAAATATTCTTGGTTCCAACCTTGGACCTAAAATGACACCTATCGGATCTCTTGCCACACTGTTATGGCTACATGTTTTGGCTAAGAAGGGTGTTAATATCGGATGGGGTGAGTATATGAAAGTAGGGCTTATTGTCACACCACCGGTACTGTTTATTGCCCTATTGGGCTTACTATAA
- a CDS encoding SIR2 family NAD-dependent protein deacylase translates to MKKIMILSGAGLSAESGIKTFRDNDGLWEEYDVMQVCSTEGWRADRELVTRFYNDRRKDLADKVPNPAHYALANLEKRYPGQIWNLTQNVDDLLERAGCHNVIHLHGTLRDLRCEDCWHIWDIGYRAQADNEYCPVCNSNRVRHNVVMFGEAAPAYRFIQQAIDESELFIAIGTSGQVIDIVSIATEFANSVLVNPKREMYVTMFGSHEQYIDEYFRYFIQKKASEAVDELEQIINELFI, encoded by the coding sequence ATGAAAAAGATAATGATATTAAGTGGTGCAGGACTTAGTGCTGAGAGTGGCATTAAAACTTTTCGAGATAATGATGGTTTATGGGAAGAGTATGATGTAATGCAAGTATGCTCAACTGAAGGGTGGAGAGCAGACAGAGAACTTGTGACACGTTTTTATAATGATCGCCGAAAGGATTTGGCGGACAAAGTACCAAATCCTGCTCACTATGCATTGGCAAATCTTGAAAAGAGGTATCCTGGACAAATTTGGAATCTAACCCAAAATGTTGACGATTTGCTAGAGCGTGCAGGGTGTCATAATGTGATTCATTTGCATGGTACTTTAAGAGACTTACGATGTGAAGATTGTTGGCATATATGGGATATTGGATATCGAGCGCAAGCTGATAACGAATATTGTCCAGTCTGTAATTCAAATCGAGTACGTCACAACGTTGTGATGTTTGGTGAAGCGGCACCAGCATACAGGTTTATTCAACAAGCTATTGATGAGAGTGAACTATTTATTGCAATTGGCACAAGTGGGCAGGTTATTGATATTGTATCTATTGCTACTGAGTTTGCCAACTCTGTTTTGGTTAATCCTAAACGTGAGATGTATGTAACAATGTTTGGTTCACACGAACAATATATTGATGAATATTTTAGATATTTTATACAGAAAAAGGCTAGTGAAGCAGTTGATGAGTTAGAGCAAATTATAAATGAGTTATTTATTTAA
- the fmt gene encoding methionyl-tRNA formyltransferase → MNIVFMGTPDYANTIFKRLIKEDGINVTSVYTQPDKPVGRKKVMTPPPVKVTANEEGINCFQPITLKEKEIVDRIKNENPDFIIVAAYGQILPKSILDIAPCINLHASLLPKYRGASPIQQALLNGDKITGVTAMLMEEGLDSGPILSWNVTKIETNDRKVTLFNRLADMAADLTTLTLKNFSKISPLKQSSADANYCKKIRKSDGLVTFEFSSERIYNTFRAYEGWPGIYLESGLKLLDISLVDDEGKAGTIVRIDDDGVVVACITGAIKIHMVQPPSKKGMDSLSYIRGKRLGVEDIFI, encoded by the coding sequence ATGAATATTGTTTTTATGGGAACACCTGATTATGCAAACACAATTTTTAAACGTTTGATTAAAGAAGATGGTATTAATGTTACATCGGTATATACCCAGCCAGACAAACCTGTTGGACGAAAAAAGGTTATGACACCGCCACCTGTAAAAGTTACAGCAAATGAAGAAGGGATAAATTGTTTTCAACCTATTACACTTAAAGAGAAAGAGATTGTTGACAGAATTAAAAATGAGAATCCTGATTTTATTATTGTTGCAGCGTATGGTCAAATCTTGCCAAAATCGATACTTGATATTGCACCTTGTATAAATCTTCACGCTTCACTATTACCAAAATATCGTGGAGCAAGTCCAATTCAGCAAGCATTGTTAAATGGTGATAAAATCACCGGTGTAACAGCAATGCTTATGGAAGAGGGACTTGATAGTGGACCAATACTCTCTTGGAATGTAACTAAAATAGAGACAAATGATCGTAAAGTTACTCTTTTTAATCGCCTTGCAGATATGGCTGCAGACTTGACTACCTTGACATTGAAAAATTTTAGTAAAATTTCACCATTGAAACAATCTTCAGCAGATGCAAATTACTGTAAAAAAATTAGAAAAAGTGATGGACTTGTTACATTTGAGTTCTCTTCTGAGAGAATCTATAATACTTTTCGTGCATATGAAGGATGGCCTGGAATATATCTTGAAAGCGGCTTGAAGTTACTTGATATATCTTTGGTTGATGATGAAGGTAAAGCTGGTACTATTGTCAGAATAGATGATGATGGCGTTGTAGTTGCTTGTATAACAGGAGCAATAAAAATACATATGGTACAGCCTCCTTCAAAAAAAGGTATGGATTCATTAAGTTATATTCGAGGTAAAAGGTTAGGTGTTGAAGATATATTCATTTGA
- a CDS encoding biotin--[acetyl-CoA-carboxylase] ligase → MLKIYSFEILPSTQKWLIEKVQDSSVEIPCAVITEMQTDGIGSRNNSWIGNRGNFFASVAILEEHLPDDLPITATSIYFACLMKNSLENFGSKVWVKWPNDLYIESSKVGGCITVKKGGVMIVGIGVNIIKAPLGFGVLDIVISPDKLLKEFLERVKRAPSWKQIFSNFRLEFEKSKEFYTHIENEKFNLTDAILNDDGSLMIGKRRVVSLR, encoded by the coding sequence GTGTTGAAGATATATTCATTTGAAATACTCCCATCAACGCAAAAATGGCTTATTGAAAAGGTACAAGATAGCAGTGTAGAGATTCCATGTGCTGTTATTACTGAAATGCAGACTGATGGCATAGGAAGCAGAAATAACAGCTGGATAGGCAATAGAGGTAACTTTTTTGCTTCTGTAGCAATTTTGGAAGAGCATTTGCCTGATGATTTACCAATTACTGCAACATCTATCTATTTTGCTTGTTTAATGAAAAATTCTTTAGAAAATTTTGGTTCAAAAGTATGGGTTAAATGGCCAAATGATCTATATATTGAGTCAAGTAAAGTAGGTGGATGTATTACTGTAAAAAAGGGAGGTGTTATGATTGTTGGAATAGGAGTAAATATCATAAAAGCTCCCCTTGGATTTGGTGTTTTAGATATTGTTATTTCACCTGATAAACTTTTAAAAGAGTTCCTTGAAAGAGTAAAAAGAGCTCCTTCATGGAAGCAGATTTTTAGCAATTTTAGATTAGAATTTGAAAAAAGTAAAGAGTTTTATACTCATATCGAAAATGAGAAATTTAATTTAACAGATGCCATCTTAAATGATGATGGTTCTTTAATGATAGGAAAAAGAAGGGTAGTAAGTTTAAGATGA
- a CDS encoding ParA family protein encodes MSEIITIANQKGGVGKTTTAVNLAASLAVAEKKVLLIDADPQANATTSLGFHRNDYEYNIYHVLIGVKKISDIILKTTLPTLQLVPSNIGLVGLEKEFYDNETRKGRELILKRKIDEVKKEYDFIIIDSPPALGPITINALSAANSVIIPIQCEFFALEGLAQLLNTIRLIKKTINPKLKIKGFLPTMYSGQNNLSKQVFADLTQHFKSKLFKSGDDEFIVIPRNVKLAESPSFGKPVILYDVKSTGSKAYQHLAQAILAS; translated from the coding sequence ATGAGCGAAATAATCACTATAGCCAATCAAAAAGGTGGAGTAGGGAAGACAACAACTGCAGTCAATTTGGCAGCATCGTTGGCAGTTGCAGAAAAGAAAGTTTTGCTTATTGATGCAGATCCACAGGCGAATGCTACAACAAGCCTTGGATTTCATCGTAATGATTATGAGTACAACATTTACCATGTATTGATTGGTGTCAAAAAAATTTCAGATATTATTTTAAAAACAACTTTGCCAACACTTCAGTTAGTTCCGTCAAATATTGGACTTGTAGGATTAGAAAAAGAGTTCTATGACAATGAAACAAGAAAAGGGCGTGAACTGATTTTAAAACGAAAAATTGATGAAGTTAAAAAAGAGTATGATTTCATTATTATCGATTCACCACCTGCATTGGGACCAATTACAATAAACGCTCTTAGTGCTGCAAACTCAGTTATCATTCCTATTCAATGTGAATTTTTTGCTCTAGAAGGGCTTGCGCAGTTACTAAATACAATCAGACTTATCAAAAAGACAATTAATCCAAAATTGAAGATAAAAGGCTTTTTGCCAACAATGTACAGTGGTCAAAATAACTTATCAAAGCAGGTATTTGCTGACTTGACTCAACACTTTAAAAGCAAACTTTTTAAATCAGGTGATGATGAGTTTATTGTAATACCTCGTAATGTTAAGCTTGCAGAAAGTCCAAGCTTTGGAAAACCTGTAATTTTGTATGATGTAAAATCTACAGGCTCAAAAGCATATCAACATTTAGCTCAAGCTATTTTGGCAAGCTAA